GCGGTCCAACGCCTCCTGCACCACGCGCTCCGACTCGGCGTCCAGCGCGCTCGTCGCCTCATCCAGCAGCAGCACCCTCGGGTCCTTAAGGACCGCCCTGGCGATGGCGATCCGCTGCTTCTGCCCGCCCGACAGCTGCACCCCTCGCTCGCCCACGCTCGTATCGTACCCCTGCGGTAAGCCCGAGATGAACCTGTGCGCGCCGGCGGCCTCCGCTGCCGCCACTAGCTCCTCTTCCGACGCTGGTCCTTGCTTTCCGTACTCTATGTTGGTTCGTATAGTGCCGTTGAACAGCACCGGCTCCTGGCTCACCAAGCCCATCTGTTGCCTCACCCAGCTCACCTTCAGCTTCGCAATGTCCATCCCATCCAAAGAGATTGTGCCCGCTTCAGGATCGTAGAACCTCTCCAGGAGCGCAATGACCGTGGAtttcccgctgccgctctcgCCGACGAGCGCCACAGTCTGCAGAATaccaagaagaagaacaacaacaacaacaataagaagaagaagaagaagaagaagaagaaggtgacctCTCCAGTAAAGCTGATGGATTCTACCTTTCCGGCGGGGATACTCAAGCACAAGTCTCTAAAGATTTGCACGTGAGGACGGGATGGATATCTGAAGCTGACATGGTGGAACTTGATGTCTCCTCTCACGTTCTGCAACACCTCGCCCTCGTCGGTGCTCGAATCGATCTTCGACTGCCGGTCCAAAATGGCAAAGATAGAACGAGCACTATCCCGGGCGTTGTTGATATCGCTAGCAGCTGTGCTTGATTGCGAAACTCCAAGGGCTGCCAAGGTTAGCGCAAAGAACACCTGCCATTGGAAagaaagaataagagaagaagaataagaaaaggaATACACGATATGAAGAAAGAAAGATTCACCACTTACCCTAAACACCTGGGCGAAGTTTGCTTGGGCGTCGTGCACAAACCGAGCTCCTATGTAGAAGCAGAGAGCATACGTGCAGTACAGAGCAATGAACGAGAAACTGTAGCCCAAGCCGCATATGATCCCTTGCCTCTCTCCATTTCTCATGGGAGCTTCGCATTTCCTAAGGTAAGCATCCATGACATTCTGCTCTCCACAGAACGAAGCCACGGTACGGATGCTGGCGACCGCATCGCTTGCCACTTGACTTGCTTCTTCGTACATTTTCTGCAGCACACAGTTTGCTAAAGAAttcatgaagagagagagagagagagaagcgggGTGCTGGACATCACCTTTGCATCTTCACTGAATCCACGAAGAAACTTCATCTGAGCATATTCCTGCAGACTTAACAAAGGTAGCAGGACGAGGACTATGAGCCCCAACTTCCAGTTTGCTAACAGTGCTATCGCAAGCCCTGCGATACATGTTGCGATGTTCTGGACTACAAGGGACAAGGAATCTCCGACAAGCTTTCGCACGGTCGAAGCATCTGCTGACAACCTCGCGCCGATTTGCCCGCTGCAAAGAGAAGCACATGAGTGAAATGTTTGTGGGTATTGGATATGGAGTGACGTACTACCGAGACTCAAAGCATGGCTAAGTCAAACCTGGTATTGGAAGGCTTGTCAAACCAGCCGATCTCTTGGTGCACCAGCCTTTCGAACGACAAGAAACGTACTCGTTCGATCAGCTTCCCACCAGCCACTCCAAAGAGGTAGTGCTGCGCCGGCAACACAAGGAAAGTGACCACTCCGAGAAGAACAAACATCACTGCCCAAAACTTGGAGTCCTTGCGGAGTTCATCTGGGGGTTCGTAGAAAGTCTTGAGCACGCTTGAAATAACAATCCCGAACACTGGGAAAATGACGCCATTTATGGCAGCTACTATGGATCCCAACACAAGCACAGGCGTCTCGGGCTTGTTCAGATAAGCCAGTCTTCTAACAGAAGCTTttttgtccatctcgtcctcgtcggcacCCTCTTCGTCGAGTCTGTCTCCTTCTGGGCGGGAACCCTGCATGGAGTTTCTGCGGCTACGTCCGAGTGATGATGAACGTCTGCCGACGGATCTCCTGGAGGACAAATTACTGCTCCCGGACCGTCTTATATAACTCAAATCCATGGCATCAGACTCTGGAATCATTGATTCTTCCTCTTGCTCATGGAACTCTTGCAGCCGTATTAACTGGGAGTAGGAGCCATAAGGATCCTTGATCAACTCAGCATGTGAACCTGCATGTGTCGATGTTGCAGTTATCCAGATCTGTGAAGCTACAGATTTCCGAGAGGTTTCTGTTTCCACGTACCTTGTTCGACGAGTTCTCCACGAGACACGACCGAGATCGTATCGGCATTCTTGATGGTGCTCAGGCGATGGGCGACGACGATAGTGGTTCTATTCGTCATGACCGTCTCCAACGCCTCCTGCACTATCCGCTCCGACTCAGCGTCCAATGCGCTTGTTGCTTCATCAAGAAGTAAGATCTTAGGGTTCTTCAGAATGACTCTTGCGATCGCTATCCTCTGCTTCTGCCCACCCGAGAGTTGCGTGCCATGCTCGCCGACCATGGTGTCAAGCCCCTGCAGGAGACGGGAATGAACTAAGAAGATGAGCATTTGGTCACATGTTGGTGGGTAGGTGTTCTGCGGGTTACGTTTGGCATCTTGTCGATGAACCTTGCAGCATTAGCGAGCTTAGCTGCTCTCTGGATCTCTTCAGCTGTTGCACCTTCCTTTCCGTAGGCGATGTTCTCTCTAATAGTGGTGGTGAACAAGACAGGCTCTTGGCTGACGAGTCCAATCCGTTCCCTCACCCATTTCAGCCTCAGCTCTTTCAGATCAATGCCATCGATCAGTACTTGACCGGCCTGGGGATCGTAGAACCTCTCCACCAGGCTGATCACAGTTGACTTCCCGCTGCCGCTCTCTCCAACTAAAGCCATGGTGGTGCCACTTGGTACGAACAAGGAGAAGCTATTAAATATCAACTGGTCAGGCCTCGCTGGGTAGCTGAATCGTACATCTTTTAACTCAACGTCGCCCTTGATATCTTCCAGCACGATCCCACTCGTGTCGTAGACGTCGATCTCGGGCTTTCGATTGATCGTCTCGAACATTTTGTACGCTGCAGCTTGGCCTGCCGAGAACGCGGTCAGACATGGCGATGCCTGACCTAAAGACCTGGTGAAGCAAATAAATCGAGAGAAGACAAGAGAAATGAGCCTAATTCATAGTTATTTTTCCTGCAAAAACAAACTGGTGCCGAGGATGTGACTTACATTGCACCAGTCGTGACAGTCACCATGCAATTGAAAACATCTGCTCCTATGTATCCTTTCTCGATGATGAGCTTGGCACCGTACCATACAGCCAGACCGTAGTTGCAGAAAATGAACATTAGAACGCAACCGATTCCCACCCCAGCAGCGATCCCTTCTTGGACAACAGCTCCATATGCTTTCTTGATGAGCTGCTTGTAATCGTCGATTGCTTGCTTCTCACCATTGAAAGCTGCAACCTGAGATTCATTCAAACAAGGATTATAAACAGCTTCACCTTAAATGCGGAATGCAGCAGAGAATCTTTACGTACTGTTCTGATGGATCCGACTGTGTGTTCGACAACAATGCCGGCTTCAGCATATGCCTTTTGGCCGCGGGTTGATGATCTGAATATTATCAATGACATGGCGGCACCGGCAATGACGGTGAGAGGTAAACTCGCTATCAGGACAAGTGACAGAAGCCAACCTTTGGTAAATGCAACGACAAAACTACCGAAGAAGGTTGCAGCTAATTGCAGACATTTTCCAACCTGAAAAAGACAGATAAAGTGATTCTTAGGAAGATAATGATTACAGCAGATGTCAACATATAACTTGATCTTGAGAAAGGGACTTGCATATGTCAAGATAATGAATGCATCAATTCTTAAGATTCTGTAAGAAATAACCTACAACATGTTTCATATACAATTTGTCCATGCAGATTAAAAGATAGCTTTACAATCGAAATGCATTTTAAAAGGAGTTATAAGAAGATCTTAATCAAGTACGACTTTTTTTACATTGAGTCTCAATGATGGTATAATATCCATATAGCTTGAGGCTAAATTGTTGAGATATTACCACCTCGTTATGGAGATATTAGGGCTtcatattaagaaaaaaattcgATACGTACCTTCTCACCTATAGCATCTTGAATAAGTATTGTATCTCCGGACATTCTACCAATCACTTCACCAGTAGATGTTTCATTATCAAAGAATCCAATTTCCTGTCTTAGTATTGCTTTCAAGTACAAACCACGGATTCGTGTTGCCTGCCTTTCTCCGGTTATCATCCAGCAAGCCACCTCTGTCACCAAAAAAAGTTCACTATATTTAGGCGAGAATTTTAGGTGTAGGGGGAACAATTGTTTCATGATGTATTATGAAAAAATTTGGAATGAATATCATGTATCAAAAGACATCAATCCTTCTAGTCCACACAAAATGATACATCAATTGCCCTGATTCAGTAAAAAAGGCTAATTATAGACCTAATCAAACAGCTGAGAAACTATCTCATTCTTTAGATATATTCAGCAACAAATTAGGCGTCAATCACGACCAATAGTTTCAGAAATTTATAATTGGAAGGTAAATGGTACAACATACTTGTTAGTTGATCCAGACATCTTCAAATCAATGTAGCAGATATTGTCAAGATTCGTGTGACCAAGCCAGTGGTCTTTTTTGGCATTATACAAGCAAGTACTTTGttgaaaaataagattaattatctTATACATTGTATtgacaaaaaatattataaaatgatgTGTGAAAAATCCATGTGACTTTTTGTGACATGATAAGGAGGATATTATAAAAAGATCCATAATAGACTTGTAAAACTTTCATATGGTGTCTTCTAGAATGATAAGGAGGATGATCATAAAATCCACCTTATCAATTGGGAGACCATTTCCAGCCCTAAAGATGTTGGTGACCTTGGTATCCAAGAACTTTttgttatgaaaaaaaaaaactctttatgTTAAAAGAATTCTCCCTATTCTCAATAATAAAAACTGTTTTGGGCCCGCATTCTTATTCCCAAATATGATCAATTAAATCTCtggtatttttcttaaaagaaaTCTCTCTTGGACTCGAAAAAAATCTTTCTTTAACACTTTGGGACTTATGAGAGGCTTTTGTAAGCTAATTAGCAATGGAATAACACTAAAATTTGGGATAACCCTTGGTTTGATAATCTTTCTCTGGTTTGGTGGCCAACTTACATTAGTCTGAATGAAATAGCTAATGTTTCCTTTGTAGATGATCttatttcctcttcttttttgtAAATTGCAACTTACTTAAAGATCATTTTCAGCCCTTGTTGGTTAGATTAAACTTATTCAAATATCATGTCACACCTGATAGTTGGATATGGCCTTATGCTCCTAAAGGCTCATTGTCCTCTAGCGGTGCTTAGTTTTACATGTGAAACAATCTTCACCACATCGAGAAAAGTTTGTTAGGATGGAAGGTGATGTGGGGCTTGGGGTTTCTTGTAaagttaaattatttatataaaaattatttaggaATAGATTACCAAacctttatttttctttaaatagaaTCATGCACTTTCAATTGAACATTTGTCTAAACTTTTCTCTGACTCTCCTCACATCTTCTGCGAATGTgcatttatttataattattatgacTAGCCAACCAGGTGCACTGCAACTTCAAACTCTTCTCCCATTAGCCTCATGACTATTGGTTAATTGAGGGAcaagtgcaaaaaaaaaaaaggggtaaaGGAGTCCTATTggtatttctctttggtttctatGTCTCAATTATAATGGTCACATATTTTGAAATGGTTGACCTTACTCTTTATTGTGCAAAATGACTGTCATGACAAATGATTTTTGTTCAACTCTATTAGGTACTAATCAAGCACAATATAAGAATAGAACTTTTAACACTATTAACTTATGTCTTTTCTAACATATCCTTGAAtatgatagtttttttttttatcaggaTTGTTTGGATGCTGACAAAGAATACATCATTAAAGATAAAAATGGACACTTTATAACGTATACCTTCTCAAagtataaatattaaaaagatggctaattacatattattttatgtaattagttagtaattaattatctttaacatcttaatttttatacttttaaaaattatattggaatCCTTATATTTAGGaaagtaaaatattgagatccttatACAAGGTTAAAAATTAAGAAAGAGATAAGGGTTTTGTTGGAGCAATAGagctaaatattttattaataagtatACAAATCTAAATGTAACCTTTGAAAGTATAAGGACCGAGATACTAAGGATAACTAATTGCAgagaataatatgtaattagctcttAGTTGTTTTAACAGCTCCTTACTTCCTCATACACTCAGACATGGATGGAATATGGATCAGATCTCATCGATAAATCTTCAAATTCATCTACACAAATGTGCTATATTTTGAATCTAGGATGTGTTTTTGATATGAGATATCTCCGGACATCTTATCGTTCTAAACAGGACATTTTACAGTTTATATATTTGGTTTTACTCCAGTATTAGCTTTTTCAACTCTGACTTAATCCCCCCTTCCCTTGGAAACCCGACACCTATCATAAGTGTTAACCTCGACCCGACCTCCACTCTAAAGTCCGAAGCTCCTAGTAGAGCCAAGCCAAGCCAAGCCTACCCCCTAACAAGACACGCCTTGTATAAGAAGTATAGTATATTGTTATCTTAGAAGTTTCCAAAATAACTAAAGAGGAAAGCTTTAAATATAATAAGTTGAAGGTTCTCAATTGGTTAAATGGAACGAGTGGTGTCCCTCGGAGTCAAAGATCAAGAGtatctgatttttttatttttggtacaACAACTTAGTGTATTAACTTTCCCTTTatcaatagaaatataaaaattattatacatAACCTTACCAATTTTGCTAGAGTAAATATCTCACTTCAAGTTAGGGAAGTGACGCTTCTCACCATTTTACCTTTAATTAAACAAAagattctttaaaaaaaatgtatGAAAATTTATATGGAATATGAGTACATGAACTTTAAACGAACACATCACATATGGAATtatttcatatttctcataattacATAGGGGTTTATAATATTGAGTGTTTAGAAAAGTTATAATTACATAGAGAAAACTTAATTGTGCAAAGACTCTACTGACCATACTAACACCATCTCTAAATCATTTCTCtttgtatttttttataatagacTTATCGAAGCACATAtattgtgtgtatatatgtgtttATTCATGTACATTAAAACATATGCATGTATCGTTGTATGTTTTGCATATACATACATGAATGCatgtattgtttgtgtgtgtgtgtatatatatatatatatacacacacacgtaTGTGTATGTATAAGTGTCATGAGTATATGATATGTAAAAGAGTATCGATAACGGGTCTTGGTTGAAGTTATCTGGACTAAGCTACTTGATGTTCAAATTAACAATGTTTTGTGCTTTATCGTCGTTTTAAGTAACATTATGTATGTGAAGCTATGCATGCTGATGCAGTGATGCAAATGGCATGAAGGCGTGAATTCGCTTACGTAAGAAGGAAGCAACTCCTGATCCAGCTGCCAAATAAACGAACTTTAGAACCACCTGACCAAAAATACTCCAAAATTAGAGTATAGTCTACAACGAAGTGACAACATAATAAATCAATGCCTTCAGATAGCTGTTACTCTGttagattaaaaatttaaaaaaaatttgaaatcTATTCTCCATATATTTGTCATAGAATCTCGTATACGTTCTCAAGACATGAGAAATGTTAAGAGTCATAAATATATATTCCttattttttaatagtttaaGATTTTAGGATTTATGATCATCCAATCTAATtccttatcatggtatcagatcaTTTAAACTTGCGTCATACATCTACATTTGACATGTGGGAGGAGATGTTAAACCCTATAAAGATAGTTTGGATCCTTTCATAATAATATGGATTTATGAGATTTGTGATCATCTAATGAAGATATTTATTAAGACTAGCTAAAAGATAACTTAAATTTATCATCATTGTAGAAGTTCAATCTCTCCCAGTTCTAAATGAAAGCACACGCAAAACCATATGGATAAATCGTATTCTTTCCATGATAGTGTCCATGAAAGAACGATCAGACGCAAAAGAATAATGGGTTACTCGATTGCATCGTAGCTCGGAATACTATCAACGCAAAGATGGAGGCTATGGCGCACCTTGGAGACCTCACGGACGATGGATTCGCGGTCGGCGACCCCGAAGATGTTGATGACCTCGGCGAAGATGAAGGTCATGATCGGCATCGCCAATCCGCTGCCGATCGCGCCGATCGTCCCTGTCGTCATGAGGACGGTGTCCCACGCATCCGCGAAGGACAGCAGCTTGTAGAACGCGACCCTCTCGACCGGCTGCTTATTCCTCCCCCTCTCGCCGCCGCTCTCATCGGCCTCCGCCTCTCCTATGTTCGTGCTCTCGTCCCCCATGTCTCTCCTTCGAACAGAGAGAGGGAGTGGAATCTTTCCTTCTTCTTCGTTGGGGAGAGCAGCGAGGAACGAAGGAATAGTTCTCGTATGCTTCTGACTCCACTTCTCACAGGGAATCGAGTTTGTTACGATCGGTAACGGCAAGGGCAAAACGAAGAAGTGGGGAGAATATAAGGGACGGtgatcgggcggtaccaccacatgaAATGAAACGTACCCGCGTCCTCGAAGCAATGTATGCCAATCTCCGGAACACCGACGCTTCCAGAAGTAAGAAGGCCCAGGGACCGATGGACGGCGGCGATCGGTCTGGGTCGAACACGTGGTCTACATCAAGCGGGCTTCTACTTCATTCTCCTAGATTTCTGGCCTTTCCCGTCCCTGCGTCGGTCACCCAGGTGGGCCCGGTCTCTCTTGCCAAAGTGGAAACGGGTAGATGTTCTGGGAAGGGACATGGGTCAGAGACGGACGATCCACCTCACCGGGGGGGCGCACCTGACGCATGAATTAGGTGGATAACGGAACGGCAAGGCTTGCATGAGACCGGCAACATTTCTCTTTCGAAGCGTTTCCTTGTCGTTTGTTCTCTCTCTTATATGTATAAAAGGAAGCAGCGTCCCAGATAGACGTATAATGGTATCTTCATTTCTGAAAAATATGACATAAATTACTATCCTAAACATTAATTTAGAATGCATGACAATTGAGTTTGATTCAATACTATGATTCCGACCCATGTTTGCTATTGCAATATTTATGGGGTTTGAATCAGAAAGAATCGAACGATATTATCGGTATAGAACGTGTACCATCTCGACACAGACTCTATACCTTTTTTATAATAGGACACATGGTATGCActcaatatgtttttttttaagagGTATGTATCGATATATTTATACTCGATAGATCCATATACCGAGTCAAATTTTGACTAGTACTGAGATTACTAGTCTTGATTCCTACCCCCTCATAAATATTTATACTAAATCTTCATAGAATTTAGACTAATACTTAATGATGAGGGATACACTATCAATTAATCATCCAACATATAGGAGAAAGAGGCGAAGATAAAactttcttaatatcatttatcactattttattattatcatttatgataaaaaaaagataattataagtttttcataaaaataatcataagttttcttctttttataactAGGTATAAAAGCTCATTTTTAACACAGAAAAGGAACATTCGGAAATTACTCGCACCTGTATTCAGACATATCGTGTTATTAACTTGAGCATCGAAGGGATCGGATCGAGAAACATCTCTCAACATTGAACTTCATATAGATGGCATATTAGGAGCTCATCATTTTCACCTCGGAGATACCTTAGACAACCCTATGCATACGGATCTGAACCACATCGAGCTAACCAGGGCATCAACGATATGTTCCTTAATATTTTAGCACTAAAAGATTGTAGGAACATCTATCTACCAACCCTCTCAATAAATGCTTTAGCGAGGAGGCTCTCCTCCCGATCTATAGTACTTTCACTCAAGGGGGTAGTAGCCACTCTTTCTACACATAGATGCATTCACCTCGATGCGAATGCTGAAATGATACTAGTGTCCTTTCAATGACCCAGGGGTAACCCCGAGTCACATACTCGTCCCTATTAAAGCATTCATAAACCTCACACAACAGGTGCAAATGCTAATGCATATGATGCAAGCTATTGCTCTGCTCTTGCCCTAACTAACTCAATAAGCAATGCCACCACCTCAATCGCGGTCAGCAGCTCAATTGATACCGGCACTGACGCCTATCGGGGTTCCTTCACCAAATATAATACCAATATCTCAGGAGCGCTCGAGGCCCGTTGAACGATCGATCAAGTAAGCATCTCCATTCCCCAACTATGAAATTTAACGAACTGCCATACTACCACTCTGTTCTACTTGAATCCTAAACCCAATTGGTCGATTCAACAAATAATTTCTTAAGGATCCAACTATGATAAATATACTAGTACTTGGAAGAAATGCTATAAAAATTCTAATAATCCAAGGGAGAAGGGTCGACTAACCCTACCTCAGGTCAGTCGCCATTTACCAAGGACATCGAAGAGGAGTCGATTTCGACCAACTTCTGTCTCCTATCATTGGAGGCCTTTGACGGTAACATCAACCCATAAAGTACATCATTGCTTTCCATGCCCAAATGTTATTATGTAGTACTTCAGACACCttgatgtgtcatgccttccaaaCTGTATTAAGAGGCTCGACATGAGAATAGTATACTCATCTCTATTAATTCCTTTATTCAACTCACTTGAGAATTCAAGCTTCACTTCATCAGAAATATACACTCAGAATTATTAGTAGAAATGCTTCTTAGACTTAGGTAAGGAAAGAGGAAGATGCTCTCAGACTTCGTCACATGATTCATCAACGAGATATAAAGTGTGCAAGATGTTCATCCATCAGTTGTAATACAGACCTTTGTTGCTCAAGCCCTATTGTCTTTTCTAATCATTAGTAGAGAGGCCACAAGCAACGATACCTAAGGCACTCCAACATGCCAATCAATATATTACTATTGAGATAATGATCTCAGGTAAATGCGATGAGACATGCAAACAATCAACTATAATCATTGCCAATCCCAAGGTCACCACAATGAAGGAGAAATGATTGACTCGAGTTGCCTTGCTCAAGGCCTAAGTCAACACTCATAAATATGACCAGAACTAAAATCAttttacaaataaaaaagaagggaCTCTTAAAAGACCCTCAATCGTTGAAtatttcattggcaaaaagacATGGATCCAAGTACTGTTGCTTTCCCTGAGATTGCCTATGGCATGAAAGATTATTATGACTTGAAATAACATATTAAAGAACTCATTCGTCGGAGATACCTCAGGCAATTTCTCTATAGGCACTAAGAACATTCACCCCAACCTCGAGGCCGATGAAAAGACATATTGATGTCATTATTGGTAGATCTACCTCGAGAGGAGATAGCTCATCGAGTCATAAAACTTACACCATAGCTACCTTTTAAAAACACCCACGGACGGGGGAtgacttgaaaattatatttaaagaGATAGAGATAGAGTACCTTAACCCAAACTACAATGATGTCTTAGTCTCCATGAGGTTGATCAATGCTCGAGTGGAGAGGGTTATGAATGATACATGTAGCTCTTGTAATATCCAATACTATGATCATCGGGGtaatcattaaaagcatcatcgtCGACGACCTTGGGCACACATTCTCGATGAAGTAAAGCTTGAACTTTTTTGTTAGTTGAACAAAAAAACTAATAGAGAGCGAGTTTAGATGAGTGTACTAATCTTTTGTCGGGCCTCTTAAGGAGATCaggaaaatataacacattagagCATCCAAAGTGCCATATAGTGACGTATGAGTCCAGAAGGCGACGACGTGCTCTAGTGGGTTAGTAGTGCCGTCAAAAGTTTCCAATGATGAAAGACGAAAGTTTGTTGGGATCGACTCCTTGATATCTTGGAAACATAGTGATTGACCCGAGGTGAGGTTGACTTGCCCATCACCCTTGGATTGATGAAAGTCTCGTCGCATCTCTTCTAAGCACTAGTCCATTTACTATAACCGGATCCTAAGAGAGTTGTTCGTTGAATCAATTGAGTGGGTTCCACATTCGAGTATAGTAGAGTGGTAGTGGAGTGGTCTATTGAACTCTATGGTCAAGGAATGGGGCGCTTCCTTGGTCAATGGTTCGATGGGTCTTGGATGCCCTTAATATGCTATCAACTCATCGGGTGGAGGACCCCAACAGATGTTGATGCTAGTAGTTGTCGAGTTGTCGAAAGTGGCTAAGGCGATAGCGTTGCTTCTCGGGCTAGCCGAGGTAGAAGCGGGGCAACAATCTCCATTATCCCAGCTGGTGCTTACATTTGCCTGGTAAGATTCAAGAATGATGAGTAGATGGTTTCGCACCAAAATGTTATGAAAAAATATCGTTAATATCTTTATTGGTACGATATCGCCATGATTCGTACACACAAAGTCATCCGAAGTTGAAAGCATATTTTCCCGAGTTATTACCTACACAAAGATGGGAGTAGAGAGAAGTTTCCCAAGCTGATCCCTTCAATGCTTAAGTTAGTATTGAAGTTCACTTATATGGCTTTAAGTTCTCTATATTCCTTACCTAGAGTTAAGGGTGTGTTTTTATACCTGATCTTGAGGAGATGAAATATCCCATAAAGACTTCACAAGAGAGGCGGTTTATAATTAACCCGAACTACCCCTTCGACTTCCGAGAATATTCCATACGAGAGTCAATTCATAAGCATCATGTGCTACCTTCAGACATTTAagaata
This Musa acuminata AAA Group cultivar baxijiao chromosome BXJ1-2, Cavendish_Baxijiao_AAA, whole genome shotgun sequence DNA region includes the following protein-coding sequences:
- the LOC135613440 gene encoding ABC transporter B family member 9-like produces the protein MGDESTNIGEAEADESGGERGRNKQPVERVAFYKLLSFADAWDTVLMTTGTIGAIGSGLAMPIMTFIFAEVINIFGVADRESIVREVSKVVLKFVYLAAGSGVASFLQVACWMITGERQATRIRGLYLKAILRQEIGFFDNETSTGEVIGRMSGDTILIQDAIGEKVGKCLQLAATFFGSFVVAFTKGWLLSLVLIASLPLTVIAGAAMSLIIFRSSTRGQKAYAEAGIVVEHTVGSIRTVAAFNGEKQAIDDYKQLIKKAYGAVVQEGIAAGVGIGCVLMFIFCNYGLAVWYGAKLIIEKGYIGADVFNCMVTVTTGAMSLGQASPCLTAFSAGQAAAYKMFETINRKPEIDVYDTSGIVLEDIKGDVELKDVRFSYPARPDQLIFNSFSLFVPSGTTMALVGESGSGKSTVISLVERFYDPQAGQVLIDGIDLKELRLKWVRERIGLVSQEPVLFTTTIRENIAYGKEGATAEEIQRAAKLANAARFIDKMPNGLDTMVGEHGTQLSGGQKQRIAIARVILKNPKILLLDEATSALDAESERIVQEALETVMTNRTTIVVAHRLSTIKNADTISVVSRGELVEQGSHAELIKDPYGSYSQLIRLQEFHEQEEESMIPESDAMDLSYIRRSGSSNLSSRRSVGRRSSSLGRSRRNSMQGSRPEGDRLDEEGADEDEMDKKASVRRLAYLNKPETPVLVLGSIVAAINGVIFPVFGIVISSVLKTFYEPPDELRKDSKFWAVMFVLLGVVTFLVLPAQHYLFGVAGGKLIERVRFLSFERLVHQEIGWFDKPSNTSGQIGARLSADASTVRKLVGDSLSLVVQNIATCIAGLAIALLANWKLGLIVLVLLPLLSLQEYAQMKFLRGFSEDAKKMYEEASQVASDAVASIRTVASFCGEQNVMDAYLRKCEAPMRNGERQGIICGLGYSFSFIALYCTYALCFYIGARFVHDAQANFAQVFRVFFALTLAALGVSQSSTAASDINNARDSARSIFAILDRQSKIDSSTDEGEVLQNVRGDIKFHHVSFRYPSRPHVQIFRDLCLSIPAGKTVALVGESGSGKSTVIALLERFYDPEAGTISLDGMDIAKLKVSWVRQQMGLVSQEPVLFNGTIRTNIEYGKQGPASEEELVAAAEAAGAHRFISGLPQGYDTSVGERGVQLSGGQKQRIAIARAVLKDPRVLLLDEATSALDAESERVVQEALDRVMVGRTAVIVAHRLSTIRGAETIAVVKNGVVAERGRHDTLMGIQNGIYASLVALQTSST